In one window of Pseudomonas chlororaphis subsp. chlororaphis DNA:
- a CDS encoding DUF1843 domain-containing protein, protein MSSSSLHPVTPYGVAIQEAIALGNLPQMKSLLKQRDSSQKESKELSSAYEQLAQEVARLERR, encoded by the coding sequence ATGAGTTCATCCTCGCTGCACCCCGTCACGCCTTATGGTGTGGCGATTCAAGAAGCAATCGCCCTCGGCAACCTGCCGCAGATGAAGTCCCTGCTCAAACAACGCGATTCATCCCAGAAAGAATCCAAAGAACTGAGCAGCGCTTACGAGCAGTTGGCACAGGAAGTCGCCCGTCTGGAACGGCGCTAA
- a CDS encoding TetR/AcrR family transcriptional regulator — MAERCSRFAESRDKALELFASKGFGQVGMRELASHLGLTPGSLYHHYPSKQHLLLDLIEEFYDELLDTLGRIERRRKAPDDRLRTLIRAHLKLHRELPRHFRLVERDSGCLNQDQQQRVRQLREQYERRLLMLLGPLPRLGDAALLATGHAIASLLNSAPGWLDEQPLTEHERETLLEHLLSGALERLLNSAPQSAVA; from the coding sequence ATGGCTGAGCGTTGCTCGCGTTTCGCCGAAAGCCGCGACAAGGCCCTGGAGCTGTTCGCCAGCAAGGGCTTCGGCCAGGTCGGCATGCGCGAGCTGGCGAGCCATCTGGGGCTGACCCCGGGCTCGCTGTATCACCATTACCCGAGCAAACAGCACCTGCTGCTGGACTTGATCGAAGAGTTCTACGACGAACTGCTCGATACCCTGGGGCGCATCGAACGGCGGCGCAAGGCGCCGGACGATCGCCTGCGCACCCTGATCCGCGCCCACCTGAAACTGCACCGGGAACTGCCCCGGCACTTCCGCCTGGTGGAGCGCGACAGCGGCTGCCTGAACCAGGACCAGCAGCAACGGGTGCGCCAGCTGCGCGAGCAATATGAACGCCGCCTGCTGATGCTCCTCGGCCCGCTGCCGCGGCTCGGCGACGCGGCGCTGCTGGCCACCGGGCATGCCATCGCCAGCCTGCTCAACAGCGCGCCCGGCTGGCTGGACGAACAGCCACTGACCGAGCACGAGCGCGAAACCCTGCTGGAACACCTGCTCAGCGGTGCCCTGGAACGGCTGTTGAACAGCGCGCCGCAGAGCGCCGTGGCCTGA
- a CDS encoding 3-hydroxybutyryl-CoA dehydrogenase: MNLQNIGVIGAGTMGNGIAQVCAQAGFEVTLLDISDSALQKAVATVSKNLDRLIAKGSLDEAQKQAALGRIRTSTDYASLVDAQLVIEAATENLELKRRVLQQIAAQVASTCVIASNTSSLSITQLAASVSAPERFIGLHFFNPVPVMALIEVIRGLQTSDATHALALDMATRLGKVAITAGNRPGFVVNRILVPMINEAILVLQEGLASAEDIDAGMRLGCNQPIGPLALADLIGLDTLLAILEALYDGFNDSKYRPAPLLKEMVAAGYLGRKTERGFHRYG; the protein is encoded by the coding sequence ATGAATCTGCAGAATATCGGTGTGATCGGCGCCGGCACCATGGGTAACGGTATCGCTCAGGTCTGTGCCCAGGCCGGGTTCGAAGTGACCTTGCTGGACATCAGCGACAGCGCCCTGCAAAAGGCCGTGGCCACCGTGAGCAAGAACCTCGACCGGCTGATCGCCAAGGGCAGCCTGGACGAAGCGCAGAAACAGGCGGCGCTGGGGCGCATCCGCACCAGCACCGACTACGCCAGCCTGGTCGACGCACAACTGGTGATCGAAGCGGCCACGGAAAACCTCGAGCTGAAACGGCGGGTGCTGCAACAGATCGCCGCCCAGGTTGCCAGCACCTGTGTCATCGCCTCCAACACCTCGTCGCTGTCGATCACCCAGCTCGCCGCCAGCGTCAGCGCGCCCGAGCGCTTTATCGGCCTGCACTTCTTCAACCCGGTGCCGGTGATGGCGCTGATCGAAGTGATCCGCGGCCTGCAGACCAGCGACGCGACCCACGCCCTGGCCCTGGACATGGCCACCCGCCTGGGCAAGGTCGCGATCACCGCCGGCAACCGCCCGGGCTTCGTGGTCAACCGGATCCTGGTGCCGATGATCAACGAGGCGATCCTGGTATTGCAGGAAGGCCTGGCCAGCGCCGAGGACATCGACGCCGGCATGCGTCTGGGCTGCAACCAGCCGATCGGCCCGCTGGCCCTGGCCGACCTGATCGGCCTGGACACCCTGCTGGCGATCCTTGAGGCCCTCTACGATGGCTTCAACGACAGCAAATACCGGCCCGCGCCGCTGCTCAAGGAAATGGTCGCCGCCGGTTACCTGGGGCGCAAGACCGAACGTGGCTTCCACCGCTATGGCTGA
- a CDS encoding AraC family transcriptional regulator — MREKDSVAVYFVQVMVHALRERPERLAAVLAEAGIDPALLGQPEARVPASAFAALWLIQIRELRDEFFQLDSHGLPPGAFALICRGLIQEPTLEKALRQCLANFGLFLRDFRGSLSVRGKRAVLSLDSQPCDDAAGRFGEETFLVLMISLLCWLGGRRIPIDRADFRYPRLSLSDDALLWGPNLTFGAERTEIEFASRFLRLPVVQDLASLKVFLRSAPQWLVIRFRNQHGLATQVYQRLRRSHYSQWPTLEAFAGEVQVSPSTLRRRLEREGVSYQEIKDEVRRGMAVELLRQSRASIGEIAERTGFQEPSAFHRAFKKWTGESPGRYRARYQPPTP, encoded by the coding sequence ATGCGGGAAAAGGATTCGGTCGCGGTCTACTTCGTGCAGGTGATGGTCCACGCCTTGCGTGAGCGGCCCGAGCGCCTGGCCGCGGTGCTGGCCGAGGCGGGCATCGATCCGGCCTTGCTCGGCCAGCCCGAGGCGCGGGTGCCGGCCAGCGCGTTCGCGGCCCTGTGGCTGATCCAGATCCGCGAGCTGCGCGACGAGTTTTTCCAGCTCGATTCCCATGGCCTGCCGCCGGGGGCGTTCGCCCTGATCTGCCGCGGGCTGATCCAGGAGCCGACCCTGGAAAAAGCCCTGCGCCAATGCCTGGCCAACTTCGGCCTGTTCCTGCGCGATTTTCGCGGCAGCCTCAGCGTGCGCGGCAAGCGCGCGGTGCTGAGCCTCGACAGCCAGCCTTGCGATGACGCCGCCGGGCGTTTTGGCGAAGAGACCTTCCTGGTGCTGATGATCAGCCTGCTGTGCTGGCTCGGCGGGCGGCGCATTCCCATCGACCGCGCCGACTTTCGTTATCCGCGCCTGTCCCTGAGCGACGATGCCTTGCTCTGGGGGCCGAACCTGACCTTCGGCGCCGAGCGCACCGAAATTGAATTCGCCAGCCGCTTCCTGCGCCTGCCGGTGGTCCAGGACCTGGCCTCGCTCAAGGTCTTTTTGCGCAGCGCGCCGCAGTGGCTGGTGATCCGTTTTCGCAACCAGCACGGCCTGGCGACCCAGGTCTATCAACGCCTGCGCCGCAGTCACTACAGCCAGTGGCCAACCCTGGAAGCCTTCGCCGGCGAGGTGCAGGTCAGCCCCAGCACCCTGCGTCGGCGCCTGGAGCGCGAGGGCGTGTCATATCAGGAGATCAAGGACGAAGTGCGCCGCGGCATGGCCGTCGAACTGCTGCGCCAGAGCCGTGCGAGCATCGGCGAAATCGCCGAGCGCACCGGCTTCCAGGAGCCCAGCGCCTTCCACCGCGCGTTCAAGAAATGGACCGGCGAAAGTCCCGGGCGCTATCGCGCGCGCTACCAACCCCCGACCCCATAG
- a CDS encoding sigma-54-dependent Fis family transcriptional regulator, producing MLSAHSRAHVDCVSRVLKNAAHLPQAPVPSLILDSWRRSLEQHHLDPGSLQGPRILSQDVLKECRERSELFLRIASEEVARLHGRVRDADYCVLLTDAQGRTIDYRVESTIRNDCRKAGLYLGTCWSEGEEGTCGVAAVLTARAPITVHKRDHFRAAFIGLTCSAAPVFDPQGELLGVLDVSAVRSPDERRSQHLIRQMVVQSAREIEQAFFMSSAQGYWVLRAHASPGYVDSQPDYLLAWDDDGCLRALNPAARAYLLQRYGQLPRHIAQVFDPQLLHRAQDEALCPLSAELHGRLRAPRRPLSRPRLSLAGEPLDPRVEQSLRLAVRVKDRHLPVLIQGETGSGKEVFARQLHQASQRRERPFVAVNCAAIPESLIESELFGYVAGAFTGASGKGMQGLLQQADGGTLFLDEIGDMPLALQTRLLRVLAEGEVAPLGASQRRAVDIQVICATHRDLESLVAEGRFREDLYFRLGGARFQLPPLRERSDRLALITRIVEEESKRCGAPVQLGNAALECLLGYRWPGNVRQLRHVLRYACAVCEGPLIQLHDLPEQVRGVEPAGDLPAPETGGSPERQALLDALVRHRWKPVAAARALGISRATLYRRVQQHGIQMPGRSPA from the coding sequence ATGCTTTCCGCACACTCAAGAGCCCACGTGGACTGCGTCAGCCGGGTCCTGAAAAACGCCGCGCACCTGCCCCAGGCGCCGGTCCCGAGCCTGATCCTCGACTCCTGGCGCCGCTCCCTGGAGCAGCACCACCTGGACCCCGGTTCGCTGCAGGGACCACGCATCCTGTCCCAGGATGTGCTCAAGGAATGCCGCGAGCGCTCCGAGCTGTTCCTGCGCATTGCCAGCGAAGAAGTGGCCCGCCTCCATGGCCGGGTGCGCGACGCCGACTATTGCGTGCTGCTCACCGACGCCCAGGGCCGGACCATCGACTACCGGGTGGAATCGACCATTCGCAACGACTGCCGCAAGGCCGGCCTGTACCTGGGCACCTGTTGGTCGGAGGGCGAGGAAGGCACCTGCGGCGTGGCGGCGGTGCTCACCGCCCGCGCGCCGATCACGGTGCACAAGCGCGACCACTTTCGCGCGGCCTTTATCGGCCTGACCTGCTCCGCCGCGCCGGTGTTCGACCCCCAGGGCGAACTGCTGGGGGTGCTGGATGTTTCGGCGGTGCGCTCTCCGGACGAGCGCCGTTCCCAGCACCTGATCCGGCAGATGGTGGTGCAGAGCGCCCGGGAGATCGAACAGGCGTTCTTCATGAGCAGCGCCCAGGGTTATTGGGTGCTGCGGGCCCACGCCAGCCCGGGTTATGTCGACAGCCAGCCCGATTATTTATTGGCCTGGGACGACGACGGCTGCCTGCGCGCGCTGAACCCGGCGGCCCGCGCCTACCTGCTGCAACGCTATGGCCAGCTGCCCCGGCACATCGCCCAGGTGTTCGATCCGCAATTGCTGCATCGCGCCCAGGATGAAGCGCTGTGCCCGCTGTCCGCGGAACTGCATGGACGGCTGCGGGCGCCACGCCGGCCCCTGAGCCGCCCGCGCCTGAGCCTGGCCGGCGAGCCACTGGACCCGCGGGTGGAACAGAGCCTGCGCCTGGCGGTGCGGGTCAAGGACCGGCATCTGCCGGTGCTGATCCAGGGCGAGACGGGCTCCGGCAAGGAAGTCTTCGCCCGCCAGCTGCATCAGGCCAGCCAGCGCCGCGAGCGGCCGTTCGTGGCGGTGAACTGCGCGGCGATCCCGGAAAGCCTGATCGAGAGCGAGCTGTTCGGCTATGTCGCCGGAGCCTTTACCGGGGCCTCCGGCAAGGGCATGCAGGGCCTGTTGCAACAAGCCGATGGCGGCACCCTGTTCCTCGACGAGATCGGCGACATGCCCCTGGCCTTGCAGACCCGTTTGCTGCGGGTGTTGGCCGAGGGCGAAGTGGCGCCGCTGGGGGCGTCGCAGCGCCGGGCGGTGGATATCCAGGTGATCTGCGCCACTCACCGCGACCTGGAAAGCCTGGTGGCCGAGGGGCGCTTTCGCGAGGACCTGTATTTCCGCCTGGGCGGCGCGCGCTTTCAGTTGCCGCCGCTGCGCGAACGCAGCGACCGGCTGGCGCTGATCACGCGGATTGTCGAGGAGGAGTCCAAGCGCTGCGGGGCGCCGGTGCAACTGGGCAACGCGGCCCTGGAATGCCTGCTGGGTTATCGCTGGCCGGGCAATGTGCGGCAATTGCGGCATGTACTGCGCTATGCCTGCGCGGTGTGCGAGGGACCGTTGATCCAACTGCATGACCTGCCGGAACAGGTGCGCGGGGTCGAGCCCGCGGGCGACCTGCCCGCCCCGGAAACCGGCGGCAGCCCCGAGCGCCAGGCGTTGCTGGATGCCTTGGTGCGCCATCGCTGGAAGCCGGTGGCGGCCGCCAGGGCCCTGGGTATTTCCCGCGCGACCCTGTACCGCCGGGTGCAGCAGCACGGCATCCAGATGCCCGGACGCAGCCCGGCCTGA
- a CDS encoding ATP-NAD kinase family protein translates to MSRRPLSVGIIANPASGRDVRRLTANAGLFSSTDKVSVIQRLLAAFGATGIEQVLMPTDMTGIAAAVQKNSRSRQARDHHWPALEFLDLTLRQSVEDTRRAARWMAEREVALIAVLGGDGTHKAVAAEVGDIPLLTLSTGTNNAFPELREATSAGLAGGLYASGRVPGAIALRRNKRLLVREPSRGLCEVALVDVAVSPLAFVGARAISRASDLAEVFVTFAEPQSIGISALCGLWLPVTRQEPHGAWMRLDPQSPEALLVPLAPGLLQGCGVLDGGYLQPDMPQPLCLSAGTLALDGEREIEFNAHDRPTVTLDGGGPLSIDVNAVLDHAARQRLLAIDRQHRQHPVNFQSEDTLENKNVDTFDH, encoded by the coding sequence ATGAGTCGCCGTCCCCTGAGCGTGGGCATCATCGCCAACCCGGCCTCGGGGCGCGATGTGCGCCGCCTCACCGCCAACGCCGGGCTGTTTTCCAGCACCGACAAGGTCTCGGTGATCCAGCGCCTGCTGGCGGCCTTCGGCGCCACCGGCATCGAGCAGGTATTGATGCCCACCGACATGACCGGGATCGCCGCCGCGGTGCAGAAGAACAGCCGCAGCCGCCAGGCCCGCGACCATCACTGGCCGGCCCTGGAATTCCTTGACCTGACCCTGCGCCAGAGCGTCGAGGACACCCGCCGGGCGGCGCGCTGGATGGCCGAGCGCGAGGTGGCGCTGATCGCTGTGCTCGGTGGCGACGGCACCCACAAGGCGGTGGCCGCCGAGGTCGGCGATATCCCCTTGCTGACTCTGTCCACCGGTACCAACAACGCCTTCCCGGAACTGCGCGAAGCCACCAGTGCCGGGCTGGCCGGCGGCCTCTACGCCAGCGGCCGGGTGCCCGGCGCAATCGCTCTGCGGCGCAACAAGCGCCTGTTGGTGCGCGAGCCTTCCCGGGGTCTTTGTGAAGTGGCCCTGGTGGACGTGGCGGTGTCGCCCCTGGCCTTTGTCGGCGCCCGGGCCATCAGCCGCGCCAGCGACCTGGCCGAGGTCTTCGTGACCTTCGCCGAGCCCCAGTCCATCGGCATTTCCGCGCTCTGCGGGCTGTGGCTGCCGGTCACCCGCCAGGAGCCCCACGGCGCCTGGATGCGCCTCGACCCCCAATCCCCCGAGGCGCTGCTGGTGCCCCTGGCCCCGGGCCTGTTGCAGGGCTGCGGCGTGCTCGACGGCGGCTACCTGCAACCCGACATGCCCCAGCCGCTGTGCCTGAGCGCCGGCACCCTGGCCCTGGATGGCGAGCGCGAGATCGAATTCAACGCCCACGACCGGCCCACGGTCACCCTCGATGGCGGCGGCCCGCTGAGCATCGACGTCAACGCGGTGCTGGACCACGCGGCGCGCCAGCGCCTGCTGGCCATCGACCGCCAGCACCGGCAACACCCCGTGAACTTTCAGTCCGAAGACACCCTGGAGAATAAAAATGTCGACACCTTTGACCACTGA
- a CDS encoding thiamine pyrophosphate-dependent dehydrogenase E1 component subunit alpha — translation MSTPLTTEQLLHAYRVMRTIRAFEERLHVEFATGEIPGFVHLYAGEEASAAGVMAHLRDDDCIASNHRGHGHCIAKGVDVYGMMAEIYGKKTGVCQGKGGSMHIADFEKGMLGANGIVGAGAPLVVGAALAARLQGTDGVSVVFFGDGGSNEGAVFEAMNMASVWNLPCLFVAENNGYAEATASNWSVACDHIADRAAGFGMPGVTVDGFDFFAVHEAAGAAVERARAGEGPSLIEVKLTRYYGHFEGDAQTYRAPDEVKHYREHNDCLMQFRECTTRSGLVQASQLEQIDQQVDALIEDAVRKAKSDPKPSPADLLSDVYVAYP, via the coding sequence ATGTCGACACCTTTGACCACTGAGCAGTTGCTGCATGCCTACCGGGTGATGCGCACCATCCGCGCATTCGAAGAACGCCTGCACGTGGAGTTCGCCACCGGCGAGATCCCCGGTTTCGTCCACCTCTACGCCGGCGAAGAGGCCTCGGCCGCCGGGGTCATGGCCCACCTGCGGGACGATGACTGCATCGCCTCCAACCACCGTGGCCACGGCCATTGCATCGCCAAGGGCGTGGACGTGTACGGGATGATGGCCGAGATCTACGGCAAGAAGACCGGGGTCTGCCAGGGCAAGGGCGGCTCCATGCACATCGCCGATTTCGAAAAGGGCATGCTCGGCGCCAACGGCATCGTCGGTGCCGGCGCGCCGCTGGTGGTGGGCGCGGCCCTGGCGGCGCGGCTGCAGGGCACCGACGGCGTGTCGGTGGTGTTCTTCGGCGACGGCGGCTCCAACGAAGGCGCGGTGTTCGAGGCCATGAACATGGCCTCAGTGTGGAACCTGCCGTGCCTGTTCGTCGCCGAGAACAACGGCTACGCCGAGGCCACCGCGTCCAACTGGTCGGTGGCCTGCGATCACATCGCCGACCGCGCCGCCGGCTTCGGCATGCCCGGGGTGACGGTGGACGGCTTCGATTTCTTCGCCGTGCACGAGGCCGCCGGCGCCGCCGTGGAGCGGGCCCGGGCCGGCGAGGGCCCCTCGCTGATCGAGGTCAAGCTGACCCGTTACTACGGCCACTTCGAGGGCGACGCGCAGACCTACCGCGCCCCCGACGAGGTCAAGCATTACCGCGAGCACAACGACTGCCTGATGCAGTTTCGCGAGTGCACCACGCGCTCGGGCCTGGTCCAGGCCAGCCAGCTGGAGCAGATCGACCAGCAAGTGGACGCGCTGATCGAGGACGCGGTGCGCAAGGCCAAGTCCGACCCCAAGCCGAGCCCGGCCGACCTGCTCAGCGACGTCTACGTCGCTTACCCCTGA
- a CDS encoding alpha-ketoacid dehydrogenase subunit beta → MARKISYQQAINEALAQEMRRDPSVFIMGEDVAGGAGAPGDNDAWGGVLGVTKGLYHQFPGRVLDTPLSEIGYVGAAVGAATRGVRPVCELMFVDFAGCCLDQILNQAAKFRYMFGGKAQTPLVIRTMVGAGLRAAAQHSQMLTSLWTHIPGLKVVCPSSPYDAKGLLIQAIRDNDPVIFCEHKLLYSLQGEVPEESYAIPFGEANFLRDGKDVTLVSYGRTVNTALEAARSLAGRGIDCEVIDLRTTSPLDEDSILESVEKTGRLVVIDEANPRCSMATDISALVAQKAFAALKAPIEMVTAPHTPVPFSDALEDLYIPDAAKIEQAVLNLIEWSRR, encoded by the coding sequence ATGGCGAGAAAAATCAGTTACCAGCAGGCCATCAACGAAGCCCTGGCCCAGGAAATGCGTCGCGACCCCAGCGTGTTCATCATGGGTGAAGACGTGGCCGGCGGTGCCGGCGCCCCCGGCGACAACGACGCCTGGGGCGGCGTGCTGGGGGTGACCAAGGGCCTCTACCACCAATTCCCCGGGCGAGTGCTGGACACCCCATTGTCGGAAATTGGCTATGTCGGCGCCGCCGTGGGTGCGGCCACCCGGGGCGTGCGCCCGGTGTGCGAACTGATGTTCGTCGACTTCGCCGGCTGCTGCCTGGACCAGATCCTCAACCAGGCGGCCAAGTTCCGCTACATGTTCGGCGGCAAGGCGCAGACCCCGCTGGTGATCCGCACCATGGTCGGCGCCGGCCTGCGCGCCGCGGCCCAGCATTCGCAGATGCTCACCTCGCTGTGGACCCATATCCCCGGTCTTAAGGTGGTCTGCCCGTCGTCGCCCTATGACGCCAAGGGCCTGCTGATCCAGGCCATCCGCGACAACGACCCGGTGATCTTCTGCGAGCACAAGCTGCTCTACAGCCTGCAGGGCGAAGTGCCGGAGGAGTCCTATGCGATTCCGTTCGGCGAGGCCAACTTCCTGCGCGACGGCAAGGACGTGACCCTGGTCTCCTACGGGCGCACGGTGAATACCGCGCTGGAGGCGGCGCGCAGCCTGGCCGGGCGCGGCATCGATTGCGAGGTCATCGACCTGCGCACCACCAGCCCGCTGGATGAAGACAGCATCCTGGAAAGCGTGGAGAAGACCGGGCGTCTTGTCGTGATCGACGAAGCCAACCCGCGCTGCTCCATGGCCACCGACATCTCGGCGCTGGTGGCGCAAAAAGCCTTCGCCGCGCTCAAGGCGCCGATTGAAATGGTCACCGCACCGCACACCCCGGTGCCGTTCTCCGATGCCCTGGAAGACCTGTACATCCCTGACGCGGCGAAGATCGAGCAGGCCGTGCTGAACCTGATCGAGTGGAGCCGCCGATGA
- a CDS encoding acetoin dehydrogenase dihydrolipoyllysine-residue acetyltransferase subunit has protein sequence MSQIHTLTMPKWGLSMTEGRVDAWLKEEGQSISKGDEVLDVETDKISSSVEAPFSGVLRRQVARQDETLAVGALLGIVVEGEASDAEIDAVIEQFQASFVPGDAADEDSGPAPQKVELEGRLIRYFERGAGGTPLVLVHGFGGDLNNWLFNHEALAAGRRVVALDLPGHGESAKALQRGDLDELSDVLLALLDHLEIPAAHLAGHSMGGAVALNTARLAPQRVRSLSLIGSAGLGVEINGDYLRGFVEAGNRNALKPQLVQLFSNAELVNRQMLDDMLKFKRLEGVDAALGQLAGQLFAEGRQQVDLRPVVQDGGQPVLVIWGSDDRIIPVSHSAGLKAQIEVLPGQGHMVQMEAAEQVNRLVLDFIQQH, from the coding sequence ATGAGCCAGATCCATACCCTGACCATGCCCAAGTGGGGCCTGTCGATGACCGAGGGCCGGGTCGATGCCTGGCTCAAGGAAGAGGGGCAAAGCATCAGCAAGGGCGACGAAGTGCTGGACGTGGAAACCGACAAGATTTCCAGCAGCGTCGAGGCACCGTTCTCCGGCGTGCTGCGCCGGCAGGTCGCCCGCCAGGATGAGACCCTGGCGGTGGGCGCCTTGCTCGGTATCGTCGTCGAGGGCGAAGCCAGCGATGCCGAGATCGACGCGGTGATCGAGCAGTTCCAGGCGTCTTTCGTGCCCGGCGATGCCGCCGACGAAGACAGCGGCCCGGCGCCGCAGAAGGTCGAGCTGGAGGGCCGGCTGATCCGCTACTTCGAGCGCGGCGCAGGCGGCACGCCGCTGGTGCTGGTGCACGGTTTTGGCGGCGACCTGAACAACTGGCTGTTCAACCACGAAGCCCTGGCCGCCGGGCGCCGGGTCGTCGCCCTCGACCTGCCGGGCCACGGCGAGTCGGCCAAGGCCCTGCAACGAGGCGACCTGGACGAGCTGAGCGACGTGCTGCTGGCCTTGCTCGATCACCTGGAGATTCCCGCGGCCCACCTGGCGGGGCATTCCATGGGCGGCGCGGTGGCCTTGAACACCGCGCGCCTGGCGCCGCAGCGGGTGCGCTCGCTGAGCCTGATCGGCAGCGCCGGGCTGGGGGTCGAAATCAATGGCGATTACCTGCGCGGTTTTGTCGAGGCCGGCAACCGCAATGCCCTCAAGCCGCAGCTGGTGCAGCTGTTCTCCAACGCCGAGCTGGTAAACCGGCAGATGCTCGACGACATGCTCAAGTTCAAGCGCCTGGAAGGGGTGGACGCGGCCCTCGGGCAACTGGCCGGCCAGCTGTTTGCCGAGGGCCGCCAACAGGTCGACCTGCGCCCCGTGGTGCAGGACGGCGGGCAGCCGGTGCTGGTGATCTGGGGCAGCGACGACCGGATCATTCCGGTGAGCCACAGCGCCGGGCTCAAGGCGCAGATCGAGGTGCTGCCGGGGCAGGGGCACATGGTGCAGATGGAAGCGGCGGAGCAGGTCAATCGCCTGGTCCTCGACTTTATCCAGCAGCACTGA